The window TGGTATTTTTTCAAACTGTGTATGCCCTATAATGACTGCATCGTATTCTCCAGTTGCAATTTTACCAATAAATCTTTTTCTATTTTGTGGTTCAAAATCTTTCTTAGTCGCAACCATAATATTAGCTGCTGGATATAGTTGCATAAATTCTCTACCAATTTGTTCTGTTAAGTGATTAGGCACAACAAATAAAGACTTAGAACACATTCCAAGTCTTTTACTTTCCATAGCACTTGCCACCATTTCATATGTTTTACCTGCTCCAACAACATGAGCAAGCAAGGTATTCCCACCATATAAACTTCTTGCGATTGCATCTTTTTGATGTGATCTTAAAGATATTTCAGAGTTCATTCCCTCAAGTAATAAATGACTTCCGTCAAATTCACGATTAACAACTGAATTAAATTTTTCATTATATATTTTTTCAAGTCTGTGTCTTCTTTCAGGATCTTCAAAAATAAAGTTTTTAAATTCCTCTTTAATTAATTCTTGTTTTTGATTAGCTAACATCGTTTCTTTTTTATTTAATACCGATGTTTTAGAACCATCTTCATTAATAATTTGATCCCAAACTTTTGTATCACGAAGATTTAAGCAATCCTCGATTAATTTATAGGCACTTACCCTACTTGTCCCATAAGTTAAATTGGCAAGGTCATTATTTCTGTCAACACTTTTCCCCTCTACATTCCATTCGCTTGTAAATGGAGAATATCTAACATTAATATCCCACATAGCATAACCAGGTGTTTTAAGTAAATGAACCATAAATGACTTTATATCTTTTTCAGGAATCCATGTTGCTCCAAGCCTTACATTAATTTCACTTGCTGTTAATTCTTTTGGCATAACTTCTTCTAATTTTTGTTTTTGAAATGTCAATTTGGATATTTCTTCTTTAATCTCAGTAATCTTATCTGCTTCTTTGTCAGATATAAAAGATAAAACATTACTATGATAAGCAATGTATTCATTCATAACAGCAATTTTTTCTCGAATATTTCCACTTAAATACTCATCTGCAGTTACATAGTTAAAGGCAAAATTTTCTTCTTTTTGTTTTTCTTTAAATGGAAACAAATTATTTTCTTTGTCAAAAAGTTTAATATCTAAAAATATTTGCCCTTTTAATTCATTAATAATACTATCTTTATTCATGTCACTTAATAAACTTGACATATAATCAAAGTCAATTCTTCCTTTTGATGCAACAGATAAAATTAATGCTTGCTCTACTGTATCTACTTTATCAATACTTTTTGCTTTTCTAATGGTGCGTTTATAGAAAATATCTCCTTTTTCTTTGAATTTTCCTTCTTTAAGTTTTTCAATAGATGATACAAGTGGATAATGACTATCTTTACTCAATAATTTATTATTTTGTTTTGCATTAATAAATTGATGTTTTTTAGAAAAGCTATCATAGACTTCATTTAATTTATTTTGGGCTTCTTTAATTTCTTCATCAGAGTAATCTTCTTTTTGTAGCCTAATCACTTCTTTAAGTACTGATGTTAATTCAATATAGTCTTTTATTTTTTCTCTTTCTTTATCATTAAATAAATATGCAACCATAACTGAATCTTCTCGGTAATATATTTCATCTTCCACTAAAGTAAAAGAAAAGTTTTTAACATCATCATTTGCTGGAATAACTTTTATATCATTATCTACATTTTTTAAAACTTCAATGTCAACTTCTTCATAATCACCCTTTAAATTTGAAACAGCTTGTTTAAGCATTTCTTTTAAATCTGTATTTTCTTTTTCTTCACAAGTCAGGACATTTCCAAAACGCCCACTAACTTCTTTTATTTCTCCCAGTACCATTTCAGGATTATCCACAAAGTATTTATTATATTTATTTCCATTAACATCATAAGCAAGATTATACCAACCCTGTTCTATGTCTTTAACACTAGTTTTTTTCTTTAAGAATAAAATATCACTTGTTACTTCTGTTCCTGCAACACCTTTAAAGGTTGTATTAGGTAATCGAATTGCCCCAAGCAACTCACAACGACTACCTATATAGCGTCTAATCGTATCATCTTTTTTGTCCATTGTTCCACTTGATGTAATAAAGGTAATTACGCCACCAGGTCTTACTTTATCAATAGACTTGGCAAAGAAATAATCATGGATTAAAAAATTATTTTTATCGTATTCACGATCACTTACTTTAAATTCTCCAAAAGGTACATTTCCTATTGCTACATCAAAAAAATTATTACTGAATTTACTTTCTTCAAAACCTTGTACTTTTATATTGCTTTCTGGATATAAAAACTGTGCTATTTTCCCGCTAATCGAATCAAGTTCAGTTCCATAAACTTTTGATTTGTTCAGCTCTACTGGTAAATTACCAATAAAATTTCCAATGCCTAAACTAGGTTCTAGTATATTTCCACCCTTAAAGCCAATTTTTTCTAAGCCTTTATATATACCGTCAATAACAATTTTTGGTGTATAAAATGCCGTTAAAGTACTTTCCTTAGCATTTTCATATTCTTTAGATGTTAGATTTTCTTTTAAGAAATTTCTTGCAACTTCCCATTGTCCTTTTTTATCTTCGTCAAATACTTCTGCTAAACCACCCCAACCAACATATTTGGCTAAAACTTCTTGAGCAGTTGTATCTAATTTTCTTTGTCCTTCTTCAATTCTTTTAAGCATAGAAATAGCTTCAAGATTGTGATTTAATCTCTCACTTGGGCTTAGTTTTTCTGCTTGTACTTCTTCAGTAATGACAAAATTGTTAATATGATTAACTTTTGTATTGTCTTTATTTCCTTCTTTATTATCTTCTTTTTGTAGCTTTTCTTCAAAAACATTCTCAATATTTAATTTATCTTTTAAATATTCATTAATTTTATAGACAGTAAATTCCCCACTATCAATTAGTCCATCCACCTTTGTGCTTTCAACAAAGGTAGTTCCTGAATATAACGGATATTGTTTACCTTCTACAAATACATGTTCATTTGAAGAATGTATGTCTAACTCAATTTCTTTAATATCACTTTGAGATAATAAAATAAACTCTGTTCCTACTTTTACGGCAATTTTACTGTTTTTAAATGCCTCAATATCCTTTTCTAACTTTTCTATAAAGGGATTTAATTCTGAATTATACATTAAGCTATTTGTACTGATATAACTAACTCGATATTCTCCGAGATGATTTTTAAAGAAATCTAAACGAATTAAGTCAAAAAAATCCTCATCTTCTTTAAATGGATTAAAATCTTTTAATGTCCTACCATCTCTAAACTCAAAATCCTTAAAGTATTCTTTTAAAATAGGTGAATCATAATCTTTTTTATCTACTCTAACAGATAAGCTAGTCGGTGTTAATTCACTTGAAATATATTCTTTTATATCCTCATTTTTATGATGAATAACAGGTATATCCGTTTTTTCAAGATTATCAATTTCTTTTTCTTCAAAACTTAATTCACCGTTAAATACAATTTGTAATTCTATTTCATTCATTTGTTTTCTAAGTTCTGTATCTTTAAGTTCTCTGAAAGTTTTTGGGAAATCTTCTAAAACAAGTCTTTCAGCACCAAGTTCTTCTAATTCTTTAATAGAAAAATATCCCCATTCAGCTTCCCCACCTAAAACTAAACCAAATGCTTCTTTAGTATCCTTATCGTATTCAGTCATATACCAAGTCCAATTAGATTTAAACGGAATAAAATAAGCTGCGTGTACTTGCTTTTCAGATGCTTTTACTTTTTCTTGTCCATATAATTTTGGTACTCTTGCAAGCATTTCATCTGTCATTAATTCACTAGGATTTTCTTTGGAATAGAAAAAGGAAGTAGTTTTTTCTACTTCCTCTAGTTGTAAACTATCTCCTCTAAGGTCATCTCCCTCAGGGTAGAATTCAAGTTGTTCATAAGACCTACCCACTGCATTTGATCTTTGACTTTCAACTCTTCTGTTATCCCCATATTTTTCATCATCTCTGGTTTCATTTTCTCCATAAAGTTTTCTGCTTGTGTCTGAATTTCTATAAGATGTTTCAACAATGTTTTCTCTTGATACATCTGTTGTAACATGATTTGATGTTTCTCTTCTTGTGAGTTCATCAAAAAGTTCAATCTCTCCTTGGTAAAGAAACTCATCGGTGCTTGTTTGTAAAGTTCTTGCCTTGTCAATTCTACTATCTTCTCTAAGATTTCCTCTGTTGTTGGCATCTCTTGAAATGAATTTTCTTTCTTCTCCATTAAGTTCATCTCCAATGCTTGATCGAAGTCCATCATCTTCTATTCCTCCTTTAATCTGTGTATGATTTTCAATATTTAATTCCTTGTTTTTTATATTGTACTGCTTATCAGCCTCTTTTGTCTGCTCATTTAATCTGAAAATTTCTTTTTCTGCTTCTATTACGGTTGTTATGATATTTTTATTTATTGTGCTTAAATATGCTCCTAAATTTTGAAAAGATATCTCATCAAAATCTTGTAAATGATTTTTTAATAGTTCAACTTTAGGAACATGATTTATACCTAATCTTTCAGATACAGATATTAATAAACTTTCTTCCAAAAAGTTCCTAAAATCATTCTGTTTAAAGGCTTCTATTTTCATTTCATTAGCAATTACTGAATAATTTGCATTAATAAACTGTTTAATGACCTCCTTTAGTTTTGAAATACTCGTATCGTGTTCATCTATATTCATGTATGCTTTTTTTAAAATATTATCTAATGTGTCATTCCTTAAATCAGCATTCATCTTCCAAAGATTTATTTCATTAACATTTCTATCTTTTGAAACAGTTTGAGAAACATCAAAAACATAAACAACCTTTTTATATTCGCCAAATTGCCTTAAAGTCGGAATACCTTTTTGCCCTCTTTTCACAACACGATTAAATGTTTTTTGCCAAAAATCATATTCTCCACAAGCTGTTGCCTCTTTATTGTGATAGGCTATACTGACTTGACTATTAAAATCATATTTCGAGTTATTTCCAATAACTTTAAGTAATGCAACATATCTTTCGCTATCTTTTAGATTTTCCTCTAACATTTTTTTTAATAGATGTTCATAATCATTTATTCTCATTTTTACCTCCTTATTTTATTACATAGAAAAAGACGATAGTGTTTCATCTATCGTCTTATAGTATCCATATTTTTAGTTTGTATCTTTTAAAGTGTATTTTCTGTTCTTGTTTTCACCTATAGCTTCTAATATATTATCTGATACCAATAAAGATAATAATTCTCTTGTTCTTGATGATTTAAGTTCTAGTAATTCTTTTATATCATTAATGGTGAAATATTCAACTTCATTTGCAAATTGAATAATTAATGCTTTTTGTTTTTCTTTTATCGCCGTTTTTTTATCGCCGTTTTTTATCGCCGTTTTTTTATCGCCGTTTTTTATCGCCACTTTATAATTCAGATTTTTTAAAATAATATAAAATGAACTTTGTGTAGAACGAAATTCTGCTTTTAAAGTTTCATTATAGTTTTCTTGTATTTCATAATTATCTAAAATCTTCTTTAATCCACTTCCTCGTCTTTCCATTAAATTCATCCGACTAAAAAGATCAGCTATAATCGGATTTCGTCTTTTGGATGAAATTTGATAGGGATTTTGTTCTTGGATCAATGTCCCATCAAACATGCCACCAGGTGAGTAAATTTCTAGTCGATCATCATAAATATCAATATGAACTTCAGAACCTATTTCACTATAATCTCGATGGATTAGTGCATTTACCAAGGCTTCTCTTATTGCTATTTCAGGATAATCGGGATATTCTATTCTTGCTTCATTTCCCTTTTTCCACATTTTTTTAGAATTTGATTTAATAAAGTCTTCTCCACTTTGTAGTAGATATAAAAGACCACCCTCATATTCTTTATCATCTAAGGCTTCTAGTCGACTATTTGCCTTATCAAGTCCATTCCATCTTGTCGCAAAAATTCTTGATTGATAAACAAGTCTTTCATCAGCAAGTAATGCTCCTGCATAGGTTAAATATCCCTTATCATCAACAAGCGAAAAAGAAATTAAATCACTATCAACTAAATCTTTTTTCGTTTTTTGGTAATAAACAGCTTTTAGTTTACTAAAGGATGCCCTATCAATTTTAATATCACTTGAAATACTGTCAAAAGTCTTGTTTATTCCTCTTAATACAAGATTTTTTAATTGATTACTATTAGCTATAACACTTTCGTTACCAATTCTTATAAAAGCTATCCTACTAGCACCATCAATTAAATAGTAGGGTGTTTCATTGCCTGAAAAAATACTTAATATAATAAAATCCTTATTATAGATTCTTTCAATATTTAATGATATCTGAGGAATGGGATCTAGTTTTGTCTTAATTATTTCGCTAATGATTTCAGAATCTTGCTTGGCATTTTCTAAACCCAGTAATTTATCATTATCATCTATTCCAAAAAAGATTTTTCCACCATTTGTATTCGCAAATGCCACAACTGATTTTAACCAACTTTTGGGTCTTTTTACTTCTAACATAACTTTTTTATCATAAGAACTTGTTTCACCAATATAGTTTGATAAATCCATTATTTACTCCTTTCTATTTATTTTGCATTAAATTGTCTTTACACTTTTGACATTGTACCATTTTTTGTGCTTTTTCTCTACTCTAGCAATTGTATTTTATTTTTAAAAATTTCTTTTAAAAT of the Gemella sp. zg-570 genome contains:
- a CDS encoding helicase-related protein, whose translation is MTDEMLARVPKLYGQEKVKASEKQVHAAYFIPFKSNWTWYMTEYDKDTKEAFGLVLGGEAEWGYFSIKELEELGAERLVLEDFPKTFRELKDTELRKQMNEIELQIVFNGELSFEEKEIDNLEKTDIPVIHHKNEDIKEYISSELTPTSLSVRVDKKDYDSPILKEYFKDFEFRDGRTLKDFNPFKEDEDFFDLIRLDFFKNHLGEYRVSYISTNSLMYNSELNPFIEKLEKDIEAFKNSKIAVKVGTEFILLSQSDIKEIELDIHSSNEHVFVEGKQYPLYSGTTFVESTKVDGLIDSGEFTVYKINEYLKDKLNIENVFEEKLQKEDNKEGNKDNTKVNHINNFVITEEVQAEKLSPSERLNHNLEAISMLKRIEEGQRKLDTTAQEVLAKYVGWGGLAEVFDEDKKGQWEVARNFLKENLTSKEYENAKESTLTAFYTPKIVIDGIYKGLEKIGFKGGNILEPSLGIGNFIGNLPVELNKSKVYGTELDSISGKIAQFLYPESNIKVQGFEESKFSNNFFDVAIGNVPFGEFKVSDREYDKNNFLIHDYFFAKSIDKVRPGGVITFITSSGTMDKKDDTIRRYIGSRCELLGAIRLPNTTFKGVAGTEVTSDILFLKKKTSVKDIEQGWYNLAYDVNGNKYNKYFVDNPEMVLGEIKEVSGRFGNVLTCEEKENTDLKEMLKQAVSNLKGDYEEVDIEVLKNVDNDIKVIPANDDVKNFSFTLVEDEIYYREDSVMVAYLFNDKEREKIKDYIELTSVLKEVIRLQKEDYSDEEIKEAQNKLNEVYDSFSKKHQFINAKQNNKLLSKDSHYPLVSSIEKLKEGKFKEKGDIFYKRTIRKAKSIDKVDTVEQALILSVASKGRIDFDYMSSLLSDMNKDSIINELKGQIFLDIKLFDKENNLFPFKEKQKEENFAFNYVTADEYLSGNIREKIAVMNEYIAYHSNVLSFISDKEADKITEIKEEISKLTFQKQKLEEVMPKELTASEINVRLGATWIPEKDIKSFMVHLLKTPGYAMWDINVRYSPFTSEWNVEGKSVDRNNDLANLTYGTSRVSAYKLIEDCLNLRDTKVWDQIINEDGSKTSVLNKKETMLANQKQELIKEEFKNFIFEDPERRHRLEKIYNEKFNSVVNREFDGSHLLLEGMNSEISLRSHQKDAIARSLYGGNTLLAHVVGAGKTYEMVASAMESKRLGMCSKSLFVVPNHLTEQIGREFMQLYPAANIMVATKKDFEPQNRKRFIGKIATGEYDAVIIGHTQFEKIPMSKEYQENHLKAEIAEIIDYIEQYKYSRDQNSTVKQLQNTKKKLETRLKKLNDDFKKDDVITFEELGVDKLFIDEAHNYKNLFLYTKMRNVAGIGQSEALKSSDMFMKCRYLDEVTNGKGIVFATGTPVSNSMTELYTMQRYLQYDELQQKGLQHFDSWASTFGETVSAIELAPEGDKYRIKTRFSKFYNLPELMSMFKDVADIKTADMLNLPTPTAHYETIVTKPTEEQKEILKSLSERADKVRDKRVEPEEDNMLKITNDGKKLALDQRLINPLLADDENSKVNVCVKNIFSIWDKTKEKKSTQLVFSDMSTPKGYGEFNIYDDIKNKLVNLGVPETEIAFIHDANNEKQKDELFAKVKKGEVRVLLGSTQKMGAGTNVQDKLIALHDVDVPWRPSDLEQRAGRIVRQGNENKEVNIFRYVTENTFDSYLWQTIENKQRFISQIMTSKTPVRVAEDVDENTLSYAEIKALATGNPLIKEKMDLDVEVTKLKMLEANHKSNVYKLEDRIIKFYPKEITRLEDRIEKLKLDIQNVEPLGTSDKKFTQMEIKGITYTDKKEAGEKLLDTLKTMRLKENQVIGKYRNFDIEVSYDSFFNRFIFSLNGQLKHSREIGESSDGNITRMDNVLDKLKDKLEDSIQKLEATKNQLSNAKIEVKKSFEKAEELKEKTLRLAEINRLLDLGDVEEKENLNPLLEDVKKAIIDFCNREYNSGLNYEDFDNQFSDLSRIGIAYTETEDSAHSIQFEVNLKDYTYTLYVDDTVITVDSLAKDRTEEDVLKIILEDMKYGDFSEFVRVNEDDLYTKLGLKIDDDGNFYDPLEKDLDNDGIVDRYDNDFKDSDYLSSTFDIDEKEIVEQKESTLGMIEKFKEKISNENNSTELKQERENER
- a CDS encoding ATP-binding protein is translated as MDLSNYIGETSSYDKKVMLEVKRPKSWLKSVVAFANTNGGKIFFGIDDNDKLLGLENAKQDSEIISEIIKTKLDPIPQISLNIERIYNKDFIILSIFSGNETPYYLIDGASRIAFIRIGNESVIANSNQLKNLVLRGINKTFDSISSDIKIDRASFSKLKAVYYQKTKKDLVDSDLISFSLVDDKGYLTYAGALLADERLVYQSRIFATRWNGLDKANSRLEALDDKEYEGGLLYLLQSGEDFIKSNSKKMWKKGNEARIEYPDYPEIAIREALVNALIHRDYSEIGSEVHIDIYDDRLEIYSPGGMFDGTLIQEQNPYQISSKRRNPIIADLFSRMNLMERRGSGLKKILDNYEIQENYNETLKAEFRSTQSSFYIILKNLNYKVAIKNGDKKTAIKNGDKKTAIKEKQKALIIQFANEVEYFTINDIKELLELKSSRTRELLSLLVSDNILEAIGENKNRKYTLKDTN
- a CDS encoding TnpV protein; the encoded protein is MMDFDQALEMNLMEKKENSFQEMPTTEEILEKIVELTRQELYKQAPMSFFTKERLNFLMNSQEEKHQIMLQQMYQEKTLLKHLIEIQTQAENFMEKMKPEMMKNMGITEELKVKDQMQWVGLMNNLNSTLREMTLEEIVYN